Below is a genomic region from Deinococcus koreensis.
TGACCGACGTGGTGGCCCGGCCCGGCGCGTTCTATGCCGTCTGGCAGCCGGTGGCGGGCACCCCCCTGGACGCCTTCCTGGCCCAGAACGTGCGCCAGGAGGAGACCGTGACCGCCATCCGGGCACTCGCCGAGCGGCTGGCCGAACATGGCTACGCCCTGGAAGACGCCGATGTGGTCGTCGAGGGCCGCGAGGCCCGGATCGCCTACCTGCGGGCCCTGCCCACCCCGCGCACGCCCGAGAACGTGGCGGCCAGCAACGCCCAGACGCTCGCCGCCCTGAGTGGAGGGCGGGTCAGGCGCCGCCGCCAGTCCGGCGCGTGGCTGAGCTTCGTGCCCGGACTGCTGCTGCTGGGCGGCGCGCTCTACCTGGGCGCCCAGGCCGCCAAGGTCTACCTCAACCCCCCGGTGCGGGAGGTCGTGGGCGTGACCGGCCTGGAGGCCAAGGCGGCGGCCCAGAAGCTCACCACGCAGGGCTTCCGGGTCGACTACACCTATGGTCAGGCGGGCGGCAGGGCCATCGGCTCGGTCATCCGGCAGGAGCCGGCGGCGGGCATCAACCTCCCGGTGGGGCGGCTGGTGACGCTGACCGTGAACAACCCGCCGTCCATCGAGGTGCCGCGCCTGGAGGAGATGAACCTCGATCAGGCGCGTGACGCCCTGAAAGACCGGGCCATGCTGCTGGGCAAGGTCGTGAAGGTCGACGGCACCCTGACCAACACCCCCGAGGGCCGCATCGTGGCGCAGGTGCCGGAGGCGAGTTCGGCCGCGCAGCGGGGGCAGCAGGTGCAGGTCATGGTGAGCACCGGGGTGGCCGGGCGCGAGACCTGGCTGACCACCCTGGCCGGCATGACCGTGGTGCAGGCCAAACAGCACGCCAAGGCGGCGGGCCTGATCGTCACGCGGGTCAAGGAGCAGCCCAGCGACAAGCCCGAGGGCACCGTGCTGGAGCAGACGCCGGCGCCCTACGTGCGGGTGGCCGTGAACAGCCCGGTCGTGCTCACCGTGGCGGTGGCCCGCTACAGCGCGCCCAGTCGCCCGACCGACAACCTGCCGCTGCCCCCGGTGTACCAGCCGCCGGCGCCGGCTCAGCCCGAGGCGCCGCAGTCCGAGACCCCGGCCCAGCCCGAGGCCCCCAC
It encodes:
- a CDS encoding PASTA domain-containing protein, with amino-acid sequence MTLEAGSPTRIDRKYEVLRELSRQGNVTLSEVRAAEGVTRTVAWFDVATPTARQAFHTYRAVLRALSPAGLTDVVARPGAFYAVWQPVAGTPLDAFLAQNVRQEETVTAIRALAERLAEHGYALEDADVVVEGREARIAYLRALPTPRTPENVAASNAQTLAALSGGRVRRRRQSGAWLSFVPGLLLLGGALYLGAQAAKVYLNPPVREVVGVTGLEAKAAAQKLTTQGFRVDYTYGQAGGRAIGSVIRQEPAAGINLPVGRLVTLTVNNPPSIEVPRLEEMNLDQARDALKDRAMLLGKVVKVDGTLTNTPEGRIVAQVPEASSAAQRGQQVQVMVSTGVAGRETWLTTLAGMTVVQAKQHAKAAGLIVTRVKEQPSDKPEGTVLEQTPAPYVRVAVNSPVVLTVAVARYSAPSRPTDNLPLPPVYQPPAPAQPEAPQSETPAQPEAPTPEPAPVQDTPPAAEPPATPAPTPDASEIPATPPTETPAPAERSVTFQYRFPADLPDGSYTVVVQDANGEREIMSAADASALRGRDATSAQQTVSGDAVFVIRQDGADYATVTP